From Bifidobacterium longum subsp. longum JCM 1217, one genomic window encodes:
- the dnaG gene encoding DNA primase, whose protein sequence is MVGMIKKEDVEKVRAAADLYDIVSATVTLKPSGTGTFVGLCPFHDEKTGSFNVRPSLGVWHCFGCGLGGDVFKYVEQSENIDFREAVELLADKYHIELHYENSGNGPNRENTGSKRTRLLEACEEAQRFFVSQILTKEALPARKLLGGRNFSQADCERFGCGYAPQGWDNLVRHLASKGFTQKEILDAGLARQGQRGIYDYFRGRVTWPIRDSTGRTLGFGARKLYEDDQIAAKYINTPDTQLYRKTQVLYGIDLAKSAIVKKRQVVIVEGYTDVMAMHLAGIDTAIATCGTAFGAEHAKIVRRLIADDSLGAVQLVGPLKVKDQPLSSRIVFTFDGDAAGQKAALHAFGLDSAFLSQTFVAVADDNLDPCDLRIERGNEAVRSLIARAKPLYDFVIDAAISRFDLTYTPGQVGAMKAVAPLVAQIRDRSLWDAYVRKSAGRIGVDLEVMRREVMNARRQMHVRDEDAYAPKRRFERDEPRVEPGTNPYANPATRKALERRDAAEQAYFKIDDAVFIAEQQFMAVLIQVPRAIDRTMFGQLTIDHFMTSVFRTLFQAIAAAGGLPSDDTPQGLWMHNLTKAGGPMLNQVINELAVMPLPLPGDDSGNGAQPVQANVSGGGVGVNGGAAAVQLRPATPEEQRYATELLTRLLDMGFMRQIGLAKRRMAQLPDGEEKITLLGQIARMETARKDLQAQIYGNTIG, encoded by the coding sequence ATGGTCGGAATGATTAAGAAAGAAGATGTCGAGAAGGTGCGCGCCGCCGCGGACCTGTATGACATTGTATCTGCGACCGTAACGCTTAAGCCCTCCGGCACCGGCACCTTCGTGGGCCTGTGCCCATTCCACGACGAGAAAACCGGCAGCTTCAACGTGCGCCCCTCACTCGGCGTGTGGCACTGCTTCGGCTGCGGCTTGGGTGGCGACGTATTCAAATACGTCGAACAATCCGAAAACATCGACTTCCGTGAAGCCGTGGAACTGCTCGCCGACAAGTACCATATCGAGCTGCACTACGAGAACAGCGGCAACGGCCCGAACCGCGAGAACACCGGCTCCAAGCGCACCCGACTGCTGGAAGCCTGCGAGGAAGCCCAACGCTTCTTCGTCTCCCAGATCCTGACCAAGGAAGCACTGCCCGCCCGCAAGCTGCTCGGAGGCCGCAACTTCTCCCAAGCCGACTGCGAACGTTTCGGTTGCGGCTACGCGCCCCAAGGTTGGGATAATCTTGTGCGCCACTTGGCCTCCAAGGGGTTTACGCAGAAGGAAATCCTCGACGCGGGCTTGGCCCGCCAAGGCCAGCGCGGCATCTATGACTATTTCCGCGGCCGCGTGACGTGGCCTATCCGCGATTCGACCGGCCGCACGCTCGGCTTCGGCGCGCGCAAACTATACGAAGACGATCAGATCGCCGCCAAATACATCAACACGCCGGATACGCAGCTCTACCGCAAAACCCAGGTGCTTTACGGCATCGATTTGGCGAAATCCGCCATCGTCAAGAAGCGGCAGGTGGTGATCGTCGAAGGCTATACGGACGTGATGGCCATGCACTTGGCCGGCATTGACACCGCCATCGCCACGTGCGGTACGGCGTTCGGCGCCGAGCACGCCAAGATTGTGCGCCGCCTGATCGCCGACGATTCGCTGGGTGCGGTCCAGCTGGTCGGGCCGTTGAAGGTCAAGGACCAGCCGTTGAGCTCGCGCATCGTGTTCACGTTCGATGGTGACGCCGCCGGCCAGAAAGCCGCGCTGCATGCCTTCGGCCTTGATTCGGCCTTCCTCTCCCAAACCTTCGTGGCCGTGGCCGACGACAATCTCGACCCGTGCGACCTGCGCATCGAGCGAGGCAACGAAGCAGTGCGCTCGCTGATCGCCCGCGCCAAACCGTTGTATGACTTCGTGATTGACGCCGCCATCAGCCGGTTCGATCTGACCTACACGCCCGGCCAAGTGGGTGCGATGAAAGCCGTGGCCCCGCTGGTGGCGCAGATTCGCGACCGCTCCCTGTGGGACGCTTACGTGCGCAAGTCCGCGGGCCGTATCGGTGTGGACCTTGAGGTGATGCGCCGCGAGGTGATGAACGCACGCCGGCAGATGCATGTACGCGATGAGGACGCCTACGCGCCCAAACGTCGATTCGAGCGTGACGAGCCGCGTGTGGAACCCGGCACCAACCCGTACGCCAATCCGGCCACGCGCAAGGCCTTGGAGCGCCGTGACGCCGCCGAACAGGCATATTTCAAGATCGACGACGCCGTATTCATCGCCGAACAGCAGTTCATGGCCGTGCTGATTCAGGTGCCGCGCGCCATCGACCGCACCATGTTCGGGCAGCTGACCATCGACCATTTCATGACTTCGGTGTTCCGCACCCTGTTCCAGGCGATCGCGGCCGCCGGCGGACTGCCATCCGACGATACCCCGCAGGGGCTGTGGATGCACAACCTTACCAAGGCCGGCGGGCCGATGCTCAATCAGGTGATCAACGAGCTGGCTGTCATGCCTCTGCCTCTGCCTGGCGACGACAGTGGCAACGGTGCGCAGCCGGTGCAGGCCAACGTGTCGGGAGGAGGTGTTGGCGTGAATGGCGGTGCCGCCGCAGTACAGCTGCGTCCTGCCACGCCGGAGGAGCAGCGCTACGCCACTGAGCTTCTCACCCGATTGTTGGACATGGGCTTCATGCGCCAGATCGGTTTGGCCAAACGCCGCATGGCCCAACTGCCCGACGGCGAAGAGAAGATAACCCTCCTCGGCCAAATCGCCCGCATGGAAACCGCCCGCAAAGACCTCCAAGCCCAAATCTACGGCAACACCATCGGCTAA
- the pdxS gene encoding pyridoxal 5'-phosphate synthase lyase subunit PdxS yields MTQNRAELNRNLAQMLKGGVIMDVTTPEQAKIAQDAGACAVMALERIPADIRAAGGVSRMSDPAMIKGIQEAVSIPVMAKVRIGHIAEARILQAIEIDYIDESEVLSPADDVYHIDKNQFDVPFVCGAKNLGEALRRIAEGAAMIRTKGEPGTGDVIQAVRHMRTMNKQIRELVGLRDDEVYEAAKQLAVPYDLAKYVHDNGRLPVVNFAAGGVATPADAALMMELGAEGVFVGSGIFKSGDPAKRAAAIVKATANWQDADLLAKLSENLGEAMVGINEDEIQTIMAARGE; encoded by the coding sequence ATGACGCAGAATCGTGCGGAACTCAACCGTAATCTGGCCCAGATGCTCAAGGGTGGTGTGATCATGGACGTCACCACGCCCGAACAGGCGAAAATCGCGCAGGATGCCGGCGCATGCGCGGTGATGGCGCTGGAGCGCATCCCCGCTGACATTCGTGCCGCCGGCGGCGTCTCCCGTATGAGCGATCCGGCCATGATCAAGGGCATTCAGGAAGCTGTCTCCATTCCGGTCATGGCCAAGGTGCGTATCGGCCACATCGCCGAGGCCCGCATTCTGCAGGCCATCGAAATCGACTACATCGACGAATCCGAAGTGCTTTCCCCGGCCGACGACGTGTACCACATCGACAAGAACCAGTTCGACGTGCCGTTCGTGTGCGGCGCGAAGAACCTGGGCGAGGCACTGCGCCGCATCGCCGAGGGTGCTGCCATGATTCGTACCAAGGGCGAGCCCGGCACCGGCGACGTGATTCAGGCCGTGCGCCACATGCGCACCATGAACAAGCAGATTCGCGAACTCGTCGGCCTGCGCGACGACGAGGTCTACGAGGCCGCCAAGCAGCTGGCCGTGCCCTACGATCTGGCCAAGTACGTGCACGACAACGGCCGTCTGCCCGTCGTGAACTTCGCCGCCGGTGGCGTGGCCACCCCGGCCGACGCCGCCCTGATGATGGAGCTTGGTGCCGAAGGCGTGTTCGTGGGCTCCGGCATCTTCAAGTCCGGCGACCCGGCCAAGCGCGCCGCCGCCATCGTCAAGGCTACCGCCAACTGGCAGGACGCCGATCTGCTCGCCAAGCTGTCCGAAAACCTCGGCGAAGCCATGGTCGGCATCAATGAGGACGAGATTCAGACCATCATGGCCGCTCGCGGCGAGTGA
- the pdxT gene encoding pyridoxal 5'-phosphate synthase glutaminase subunit PdxT, with protein sequence MVVAVEYISKEESADAKNAKHGVTGILAVQGAFAEHAAVLDKLGAPWKLLRAAEDFDESIDRVILPGGESTTQGKLLHSTGLFEPIAAHIKAGKPVFGTCAGMILLAKKLDNDDNVYFGALDAVVRRNAYGRQLGSFQATADFGAADDPQRITDFPLVFIRGPYVVSVGPEATVETEVDGHVVGLRQGNILATAFHPELTDDTRIHELFLSL encoded by the coding sequence ATGGTTGTAGCTGTTGAATATATTTCCAAAGAAGAATCCGCGGACGCCAAAAACGCCAAGCACGGCGTGACCGGCATCCTGGCCGTACAAGGCGCATTCGCCGAACATGCGGCGGTGCTGGACAAGCTCGGTGCGCCGTGGAAACTGCTGCGCGCAGCCGAGGATTTCGATGAATCCATCGACCGCGTGATTCTGCCCGGCGGCGAATCCACTACACAGGGCAAGCTCCTGCATTCGACCGGACTGTTCGAGCCGATCGCCGCCCACATCAAGGCAGGCAAACCGGTGTTTGGCACTTGCGCCGGCATGATTCTGCTGGCTAAAAAGCTCGACAATGACGACAACGTCTACTTTGGCGCGCTCGACGCCGTCGTACGCCGCAACGCCTATGGTCGTCAGCTCGGTAGTTTCCAGGCTACTGCCGATTTTGGTGCAGCGGATGATCCGCAGCGTATCACGGACTTCCCACTGGTATTCATCCGCGGACCGTACGTGGTGTCGGTCGGACCCGAAGCCACGGTCGAAACCGAAGTCGATGGCCACGTGGTGGGCTTGCGTCAAGGCAATATCCTGGCCACCGCCTTCCACCCGGAACTCACGGACGATACCCGCATCCACGAGCTCTTCCTGTCGCTGTAG
- a CDS encoding aminotransferase-like domain-containing protein: MQLELNRRSKVPMYRQLAAELREQIVSGAMAEGYRLPPERELSSRLEVNRTTVLQAYQQLKDEGLIASKVGKGTFVLPAASASRTSHTSNSDFGNAITRTTRSSAEMGTSQASSSGDVERATSTDFLTTDQGSSSAAVHTIRESRSVQGPEPTVVRPPWSVLFSDYSNRFTYHDIASAERAQRGDTIIDFATGSPNPADIPDDLLRKVSIEAFESREFDGQPESPIEGFEELRALLAEHMRARGVQCGVRNVMVLSGSEQGIDLIVRAFINPGDCVLVEQSTFFPALQTFRSADARIIGVPVDEHGMRTDLLDGYCARFRPKLIYTVPTFQNPTGTTLPPERRSELIDVARRYQCLIVEDDAYGDLWYGGESSDAHRPILLKGMENAGYVMYLSTFSKTVTSGLRTGWVVADPHVINRLAALRRMVDQHTSTSSQRICLELLKEGRIAEHLRGLIKAYRIRRDAAIAALERYAPDEVYWTVPAGGYYIWVSLPDGVRSLDVLESCRSQGVTFMPGSVFDVDEMDDSHIRLNFVRPDAADIDTGIRIIGETIAQM; the protein is encoded by the coding sequence ATGCAGCTTGAGTTGAATCGACGCAGCAAGGTGCCGATGTACCGGCAGCTGGCCGCCGAGCTGCGTGAACAGATCGTCTCCGGCGCGATGGCCGAGGGCTACCGCCTGCCTCCCGAACGCGAGCTGTCCTCACGTCTCGAAGTCAATCGCACCACGGTGTTGCAGGCGTATCAGCAGCTCAAGGACGAAGGTCTTATCGCCTCCAAAGTCGGCAAAGGCACGTTCGTGCTGCCGGCTGCCTCCGCAAGCCGAACATCGCACACGTCAAACAGTGACTTCGGGAATGCAATAACGCGAACAACACGATCGTCGGCAGAAATGGGAACATCGCAAGCCTCCTCTTCCGGCGACGTAGAACGTGCTACCTCCACTGATTTCTTGACGACAGACCAGGGCAGCAGCTCTGCGGCGGTCCATACGATTCGTGAAAGCCGTTCGGTTCAGGGCCCGGAACCAACCGTCGTGCGTCCGCCATGGTCGGTGTTGTTCTCTGATTATTCCAACCGGTTTACCTACCATGACATCGCCTCGGCCGAGCGGGCGCAGCGCGGCGACACCATTATTGACTTCGCCACCGGTTCGCCGAACCCGGCGGATATCCCGGACGATCTGCTGCGCAAGGTCAGCATCGAAGCATTCGAATCGCGGGAATTCGACGGCCAACCGGAATCACCTATCGAGGGATTCGAAGAGTTGCGTGCGCTGCTTGCCGAACATATGCGCGCACGAGGCGTACAATGCGGCGTCCGCAACGTGATGGTGCTCTCCGGCTCCGAGCAGGGCATTGACCTCATCGTGCGTGCGTTCATCAACCCCGGCGACTGCGTGCTGGTCGAACAATCCACGTTCTTCCCGGCATTGCAGACCTTCCGTTCGGCGGATGCGCGCATCATCGGCGTTCCAGTGGACGAGCACGGTATGCGTACAGACCTGTTGGATGGGTATTGCGCGCGATTCCGGCCCAAGCTCATTTACACCGTCCCGACATTCCAAAACCCTACCGGTACCACGCTGCCGCCCGAACGACGCAGCGAACTCATCGACGTGGCGCGGCGCTATCAGTGTCTGATCGTGGAAGACGATGCTTACGGCGATTTGTGGTACGGCGGGGAATCGTCTGACGCACATCGCCCCATACTGCTCAAAGGCATGGAGAATGCGGGATACGTGATGTATTTGTCGACGTTCTCGAAAACCGTCACTTCGGGCCTGCGCACGGGATGGGTTGTGGCCGACCCGCATGTGATCAACCGGCTGGCGGCTCTGCGGCGCATGGTCGACCAGCATACGAGCACGTCATCGCAGCGCATCTGTCTGGAACTGCTTAAAGAAGGCCGCATCGCCGAACATTTGCGCGGTTTGATCAAGGCTTACCGCATTCGACGAGATGCAGCAATCGCAGCATTGGAGCGGTATGCGCCGGATGAAGTGTATTGGACCGTGCCTGCAGGCGGCTACTATATTTGGGTTTCCTTACCGGACGGCGTGCGCTCTCTGGATGTATTGGAATCCTGCCGTTCCCAAGGCGTCACGTTCATGCCGGGCAGCGTGTTCGACGTTGACGAAATGGATGATTCCCATATTCGTCTCAACTTTGTGCGCCCGGATGCTGCTGACATTGATACCGGCATTCGAATCATTGGCGAGACGATAGCACAGATGTAG
- a CDS encoding isoaspartyl peptidase/L-asparaginase family protein, whose protein sequence is MTTSSVSPVTTELAGSETGITFIIHAGAGSRGKHSTPERIAQVELDLQRALDAGYQLLESGAPAHEAVVAAIHVMEDAPEFNAGRGAALTSDGIAQMDACLMTGDGEVGAVTGVSTVKNPIDAARAVKEQTKHVLFADPTDAEIADWGVATESNEYFITEQRRQSLAEAQSGGDEWEKHGTIGAVARDAEGNIAAGTSTGGITNQMHGRVGDSPLPGCGTFANQSTVAVSCTGIGEAFIKVVAAHQVSDRVRFSGENVEDAATATLDEVAAHHGDGGMIVLPAVGRGVVAYNSEMMNFGYRSAQGGKVQG, encoded by the coding sequence ATGACCACATCCTCCGTTTCGCCGGTGACCACTGAACTGGCGGGCAGCGAAACCGGCATCACGTTTATCATTCACGCCGGAGCGGGCAGTCGTGGCAAGCACAGCACGCCTGAACGCATCGCCCAGGTCGAACTTGATCTGCAGCGCGCCCTCGATGCCGGATACCAGTTGTTGGAATCCGGAGCACCGGCGCATGAGGCTGTGGTCGCCGCCATCCACGTCATGGAAGACGCTCCCGAATTCAACGCCGGCCGTGGTGCCGCCCTGACCAGCGATGGCATCGCCCAGATGGACGCCTGCCTGATGACCGGCGATGGCGAGGTCGGTGCGGTCACCGGCGTAAGCACCGTGAAGAACCCGATCGATGCGGCGCGTGCCGTCAAAGAGCAGACCAAGCATGTGCTGTTCGCGGACCCGACCGATGCCGAGATCGCCGATTGGGGCGTCGCGACCGAAAGCAACGAGTACTTCATCACCGAACAGCGTCGTCAGTCCTTGGCCGAGGCTCAGTCCGGTGGCGATGAGTGGGAGAAGCATGGCACCATCGGTGCCGTGGCGCGCGATGCCGAGGGCAATATCGCCGCCGGCACGTCCACTGGCGGCATCACCAACCAGATGCACGGTCGTGTGGGTGATTCGCCGCTGCCTGGTTGCGGCACGTTCGCCAACCAGTCCACGGTGGCGGTGTCCTGCACCGGCATCGGCGAGGCGTTCATCAAGGTGGTCGCCGCCCATCAGGTGTCGGATCGTGTGCGTTTCTCCGGCGAGAACGTCGAGGATGCCGCGACGGCCACTTTGGACGAAGTCGCCGCGCATCATGGCGATGGCGGCATGATCGTTCTGCCGGCGGTCGGCCGTGGCGTGGTCGCCTACAACAGCGAGATGATGAACTTCGGATACCGTAGCGCGCAAGGAGGTAAGGTGCAGGGCTGA
- a CDS encoding anion transporter, giving the protein MRRWLINVAKNETILIVAAILALISCFIVPPDADYKSYIHASTISQLICLMIVVCGFQRIGVFRIIGSRLLEKVSTMRGLVITLVALTFFSAMFITNDVALVTFVPFAVAVLIMAGQEDKTILVVTLMTIGANVGSMLTPIGNAHNLYLKALTGMPTMEFLGIMAPYSGTAAVLLVIVISVVFGGKPVGDLGDLETGVLAPERNKHQPDEIRITGYGAGYGGWRTIVYSLLFIVCLLAVSDVIPLWVMCVIVVVVFLFTDRRVFKYVDWGLPLTFCMFFIFIGNMKRVPEFYELARSLVGGHPLEVAVGSSQVISNVPTTILLSGFCDQWRDLIIGTNLGGMGTLIASMASLISYKNVVRQYPHKKGRYLAVYSAVNVLFLAVLLTLSWIIEPSL; this is encoded by the coding sequence ATGCGACGCTGGCTGATCAATGTAGCCAAAAATGAGACGATTCTCATCGTCGCCGCAATACTCGCCCTGATTTCGTGTTTCATTGTGCCGCCGGACGCCGATTACAAAAGCTACATTCACGCCAGCACCATCAGCCAGCTCATCTGCCTGATGATTGTGGTGTGCGGATTCCAGCGTATCGGCGTGTTCCGCATCATCGGTTCGCGATTGCTGGAGAAGGTCAGCACCATGCGCGGACTGGTCATTACGCTTGTCGCTTTGACGTTCTTTTCCGCGATGTTCATCACCAATGACGTTGCGCTGGTCACGTTTGTGCCGTTCGCGGTGGCCGTGCTCATCATGGCTGGGCAAGAGGATAAGACCATCCTCGTGGTCACGCTGATGACCATTGGCGCGAACGTGGGCAGTATGCTCACCCCGATCGGCAACGCGCACAACCTGTATCTCAAAGCCCTGACCGGCATGCCGACCATGGAATTCCTCGGCATCATGGCACCGTATTCCGGCACGGCGGCCGTGTTGCTGGTCATCGTGATTTCCGTGGTGTTTGGCGGCAAACCGGTCGGCGACCTGGGCGACCTCGAAACCGGCGTGCTGGCTCCCGAGCGCAACAAACACCAGCCCGACGAGATTCGTATCACCGGCTACGGCGCCGGTTATGGCGGCTGGCGCACCATCGTCTACTCGCTGCTGTTCATCGTCTGCCTACTGGCCGTCTCCGACGTGATTCCCCTGTGGGTGATGTGCGTGATCGTGGTCGTCGTGTTCCTGTTCACCGATCGGCGCGTATTCAAATACGTGGATTGGGGACTGCCGCTCACCTTCTGCATGTTCTTCATCTTCATCGGCAACATGAAGCGCGTGCCCGAATTCTACGAACTGGCGCGCTCGCTGGTCGGCGGCCATCCGCTGGAGGTGGCGGTCGGCTCCAGCCAGGTCATCAGCAATGTGCCCACCACGATTCTGCTTTCCGGCTTCTGCGACCAATGGCGCGATCTGATCATTGGCACCAATTTGGGCGGCATGGGTACGCTCATCGCCTCGATGGCCTCGCTTATTTCTTACAAGAACGTCGTGCGCCAATACCCGCACAAGAAAGGCCGGTATCTGGCCGTCTACTCCGCCGTCAACGTTCTGTTTTTGGCCGTATTGCTGACCTTGAGCTGGATCATCGAGCCGAGTCTCTGA
- a CDS encoding alpha-L-arabinofuranosidase C-terminal domain-containing protein has product MVRISVGSPTHHTSGRLYGVFFEDINHGADGGLNANMVNNYSFDGVYLDHHTWRMAGAERWRTQADSLRFWDFINCSAAGLGSEIRGIHGQRVTTDCPAPPIHAHSRYARITSDVPSETGPAYLENLGYNGGGDNGGEPAFSIVADHTYSVSLAVRPVHGRAELSVGVVDRYGLPLTSITRLSYIVDSDPLDDTEETGLRQDDGADAQDSGVSISPDSSDGAIVIGRDGWYRFNADVTGLNTDYGKLRITIDAGERTTFDLDLVQFMDADYWGAGDPKWRYGKLRRDLVETIQALHPAFLRFPGGCIVEGVTPGNEYRWKDTVGSLAARRQQYSMWSFKMPDGSSYSQSYQIGFYEYFCLCEDLKAKPLPTLFAGIACQSPGRDPRHMDINSATFRNNVIQDYLDLIEFANGDPESSSWAAVRRDMGHPEPFGLDMIGVGNENFGADYVAKFDMISEAIHERYPDMLCVMSAGLFPFQPAMKRSWDHARALAATDSGAHDSATGDAIIIDEHSYHSPEWFAYQASRFDAYPRCGAGVYFGEYSANGYFAGQPQTEQGANTWKSALGEAAFLTGCERNSDVVRMTSYAPLLAHIPAKGWAQNLIELNPAHVNPTVNYEVERLFSTHLGDTTYAVSIEQTASRPAKHLYVSATGHDGDDACRYIKIVNTSDSPVDVTLEIARGLAGLGASPSRPVRLEVTTLSASPTAKTTIGYRGEASGAIVPERRAYTLPSPSSLLAMKIKPYSVTLVASR; this is encoded by the coding sequence ATGGTGCGGATTAGCGTGGGAAGCCCCACCCATCACACAAGCGGGCGACTGTACGGCGTGTTCTTCGAGGACATCAACCATGGTGCGGATGGCGGGCTGAACGCCAACATGGTGAACAACTACAGTTTTGACGGCGTTTATCTCGACCATCACACGTGGCGTATGGCCGGTGCCGAACGGTGGCGTACGCAGGCTGATTCCCTGCGTTTCTGGGATTTCATCAACTGTTCCGCCGCCGGCCTTGGCAGTGAGATACGCGGGATTCACGGCCAGCGGGTGACCACCGACTGCCCCGCCCCGCCAATTCACGCACATAGCCGATACGCTCGCATCACGTCCGATGTTCCTTCCGAAACCGGCCCTGCATATCTGGAAAACCTCGGCTATAACGGAGGCGGCGACAACGGGGGCGAGCCCGCGTTCTCCATCGTCGCCGACCACACCTATTCCGTCAGTCTCGCGGTACGTCCGGTTCATGGGCGGGCCGAGCTGTCCGTCGGCGTGGTCGATAGGTACGGCCTGCCGCTCACCAGTATCACTCGATTGTCGTATATCGTGGACTCCGATCCGCTTGACGATACGGAAGAGACCGGTCTGAGGCAGGACGATGGGGCCGATGCGCAGGATTCCGGCGTTTCGATCAGTCCGGATTCGTCGGATGGTGCCATCGTCATCGGCCGTGACGGCTGGTACCGGTTCAACGCCGACGTAACCGGACTGAACACCGATTACGGCAAGCTGCGTATCACCATTGACGCCGGCGAACGCACCACGTTCGATCTGGATCTGGTGCAGTTCATGGATGCGGACTATTGGGGCGCGGGCGACCCGAAATGGCGTTACGGCAAGCTGCGCCGCGATTTGGTGGAGACCATTCAGGCGTTGCATCCAGCGTTTCTGCGATTCCCCGGCGGCTGCATCGTCGAAGGTGTGACGCCCGGCAATGAGTATCGCTGGAAGGATACCGTCGGCTCTCTGGCCGCGCGACGCCAACAGTATTCGATGTGGTCGTTCAAGATGCCGGATGGTTCCAGCTATTCGCAGAGCTATCAGATCGGTTTCTACGAATATTTCTGCCTGTGCGAGGACCTCAAGGCCAAGCCGCTGCCTACTCTGTTCGCCGGCATCGCATGCCAGTCGCCCGGCCGAGATCCGCGCCACATGGATATCAATTCGGCCACCTTCCGCAACAATGTGATTCAGGACTACCTGGACCTCATCGAATTCGCGAATGGCGATCCGGAGTCCAGCTCGTGGGCCGCGGTCCGGCGTGATATGGGCCATCCTGAGCCGTTCGGCTTGGACATGATCGGCGTGGGCAACGAAAACTTCGGGGCTGACTACGTGGCCAAGTTTGACATGATCAGCGAGGCCATTCATGAACGATACCCGGATATGCTGTGTGTGATGAGCGCCGGACTGTTCCCCTTCCAGCCGGCGATGAAGCGCAGCTGGGACCATGCGCGAGCGTTGGCCGCAACCGATTCCGGGGCACATGATTCCGCCACCGGTGACGCGATTATCATCGACGAACATTCTTACCACTCCCCCGAATGGTTTGCATACCAAGCGTCACGATTCGACGCTTACCCGCGTTGCGGCGCCGGCGTCTATTTCGGCGAATATTCAGCCAACGGCTATTTTGCCGGCCAACCGCAGACCGAACAGGGCGCGAACACGTGGAAGTCGGCACTCGGCGAGGCCGCGTTCCTGACCGGTTGCGAGCGCAATTCCGACGTGGTGCGCATGACCTCCTATGCACCGCTGCTCGCGCATATCCCGGCTAAGGGGTGGGCGCAGAATCTTATCGAACTCAATCCGGCGCATGTGAACCCCACGGTGAATTATGAGGTGGAGCGGCTGTTTTCCACGCATCTGGGCGACACGACATATGCCGTGTCCATCGAGCAGACCGCGTCACGCCCCGCCAAACATCTGTATGTCAGTGCCACCGGGCATGACGGGGATGACGCCTGCCGTTACATCAAAATCGTCAATACCTCCGATTCCCCGGTGGATGTGACGTTGGAAATCGCGCGCGGACTGGCCGGGCTGGGCGCCTCGCCATCGCGACCGGTGCGTTTGGAGGTGACGACGTTAAGCGCCAGTCCGACGGCGAAAACCACTATCGGATACCGCGGCGAGGCTTCGGGGGCGATTGTGCCGGAACGTCGGGCTTACACATTGCCGTCGCCGTCTTCATTGCTGGCGATGAAGATCAAGCCGTACAGCGTCACGCTGGTGGCTTCGCGCTGA
- a CDS encoding MurR/RpiR family transcriptional regulator, with translation MQSSVGIRERIDHVYPSLRPAERAVAQYIRNHIEEAADLTVGQMADIAHVSQPTVIRFARKLGFGGYRELRYVLRNPAAEHKVTFNPLAGFDLNPWDGEDEIPGKAADGAKALIDELHSALDPKAYRKAVALLAESEFIDIFGVENSLTPAMDLFTKLGYLGLTCRLNTDAYLQQIGAGHLPHGAVAVAFSHSGSSADTVKALRLAKSHGAKTIAITNAIGAPLASWADVTLLTGRDSHTIYGNAIFSRVADTALVDMLYMGVILSDYGRFSTALDESGRMIRDRVFEN, from the coding sequence GTGCAATCCTCGGTGGGAATACGTGAGCGCATCGACCACGTGTATCCGTCGCTGCGTCCGGCGGAGCGCGCCGTAGCCCAGTATATTCGGAATCATATCGAGGAGGCGGCCGACCTGACCGTCGGTCAGATGGCCGACATCGCCCACGTCAGCCAGCCGACGGTGATTCGGTTCGCCCGCAAGCTCGGCTTCGGCGGTTACCGTGAACTGCGGTACGTGTTGCGCAACCCGGCCGCCGAACACAAAGTGACCTTCAATCCGCTGGCCGGATTCGATCTGAATCCGTGGGATGGCGAAGATGAGATTCCCGGTAAAGCGGCCGATGGCGCGAAGGCGCTGATCGACGAGCTGCACAGTGCGTTGGACCCCAAGGCCTATCGCAAGGCGGTCGCCCTACTCGCCGAATCGGAGTTCATCGACATTTTCGGCGTGGAGAATTCGTTGACACCGGCGATGGATCTGTTCACCAAGCTCGGCTACCTGGGACTGACATGCCGTCTCAATACCGACGCTTACCTGCAGCAGATCGGTGCCGGGCACCTGCCCCACGGCGCTGTGGCCGTCGCCTTCTCCCATTCGGGCAGTTCGGCGGATACGGTCAAAGCGTTGCGATTGGCGAAGTCGCATGGCGCGAAAACCATCGCCATAACCAATGCCATCGGCGCGCCGCTGGCCAGCTGGGCCGACGTGACGTTGCTGACGGGTCGTGATTCGCACACGATCTATGGCAATGCGATTTTCTCGCGCGTGGCCGATACCGCGCTCGTGGACATGCTGTACATGGGCGTGATTCTGTCCGACTATGGCCGGTTCTCCACCGCGCTCGACGAATCCGGTCGCATGATTCGCGACCGCGTATTCGAGAACTGA